The Amycolatopsis mongoliensis genome includes a window with the following:
- a CDS encoding 1-aminocyclopropane-1-carboxylate deaminase, translated as MTLADFPRYPLLFGPSPVHPLDRLTGHLGGAKVWAKREDVNSGLAFGGNKTRKLEYLVADALAQGADTLVSIGGVQSNHTRQVAAAAARAGLKAVLVQESWVDWHDPLYDKVGNIQLSRILGADVRLVEAGFGIGFKQAWEDAVAEIEAGGGKPYAIPAGASDHRLGGLGFANWIVELEAQEEELGVFFDTVIVCSVTGSTQGGMVAGTAIGGKERRILGIDASAKPAETREQVTRIARSTAELIGAGEIAEVELDDRYHAGIYGIPDKSTVDAIETCARLEGMITDPVYEGKSMAALIDLVGRGEISRDSNVLYAHLGGQPALNGYTSVLG; from the coding sequence ATGACCCTCGCCGACTTCCCGCGCTATCCCCTGTTGTTCGGCCCGTCGCCGGTGCACCCGCTGGACCGGCTGACCGGGCACCTCGGCGGCGCGAAGGTCTGGGCCAAGCGCGAGGACGTGAACTCGGGCCTCGCGTTCGGCGGCAACAAGACCCGCAAGCTCGAATACCTCGTCGCCGACGCGCTCGCCCAGGGGGCCGACACGCTCGTGTCGATCGGCGGCGTCCAGTCCAACCACACCCGGCAGGTCGCGGCCGCCGCCGCGCGCGCCGGGCTGAAGGCCGTGCTGGTGCAGGAGAGCTGGGTCGACTGGCACGACCCGCTCTACGACAAGGTCGGCAACATCCAGCTCTCGCGGATCCTCGGCGCGGACGTGCGGCTCGTCGAAGCCGGCTTCGGCATCGGGTTCAAGCAGGCGTGGGAGGACGCGGTCGCCGAGATCGAGGCCGGCGGCGGGAAGCCGTACGCCATCCCGGCCGGAGCCTCGGACCACCGGCTCGGCGGGCTCGGCTTCGCGAACTGGATCGTCGAACTCGAGGCGCAGGAAGAAGAACTGGGCGTCTTCTTCGACACGGTGATCGTCTGCTCGGTCACCGGCAGCACCCAGGGCGGGATGGTCGCGGGCACGGCGATCGGCGGCAAGGAGCGGCGGATCCTCGGCATCGACGCCTCCGCGAAGCCGGCCGAGACCCGCGAGCAGGTCACGCGGATCGCGCGCAGCACCGCGGAACTGATCGGCGCCGGCGAGATCGCCGAGGTCGAGCTGGACGACCGCTACCACGCCGGGATCTACGGCATCCCCGACAAGTCCACTGTGGACGCCATCGAGACGTGCGCCCGGCTGGAGGGGATGATCACCGACCCGGTGTACGAGGGCAAGTCCATGGCCGCCCTCATCGACCTGGTCGGCCGCGGCGAGATCAGCCGCGACTCGAACGTCCTCTACGCCCACCTCGGCGGGCAGCCCGCGCTCAACGGCTACACGAGCGTTCTCGGCTGA
- a CDS encoding RidA family protein: protein MSKTAVSTENAPKPPAKFSQAVRKGNLLQVAGQVAFDPATNEIVGDDVVGQTRQTFKNIEAVLAEAGSSLADAIMVRVYLTDTAHFAPFNEVYNELIGDAPHAARTTVYVGLPGELLVEIDVLCVVD from the coding sequence ATGAGCAAGACGGCAGTTTCCACCGAGAACGCGCCGAAGCCGCCGGCGAAGTTCTCGCAGGCCGTCCGCAAGGGGAACCTGCTGCAGGTCGCGGGCCAGGTCGCGTTCGACCCGGCCACGAACGAGATCGTCGGCGACGACGTCGTGGGCCAGACCCGGCAGACGTTCAAGAACATCGAGGCCGTGCTCGCGGAAGCGGGCTCGAGCCTGGCCGACGCGATCATGGTGCGGGTGTACCTGACCGACACGGCCCACTTCGCGCCGTTCAACGAGGTCTACAACGAGCTGATCGGCGACGCACCGCACGCCGCCCGCACGACGGTGTACGTCGGCCTCCCGGGTGAGCTCCTCGTCGAGATCGACGTGCTCTGCGTGGTGGACTGA
- a CDS encoding IclR family transcriptional regulator, whose translation MSQSLDRALTLLNSIAKDARTLDDLADEIGVHKSTVLRLLRTLEQHHFVRREGTRYYRLGSAMFDLANQALDSIDVRRSAQPALAALNARTGHTVHLASYDDGEVVYIDKYEGRHSVRMYSRVGKRAPLHCTAVGKVLVAAMPAARREEIAHSIEYPVLTPNTITTPEAYLAELERVGRLGYAVDNAEHEDFIHCIAAPVRGADGEVLAAASMSVPKVLLDYEGLLALVPDLRAATTEASVHSGWTENGKGH comes from the coding sequence GTGAGCCAGAGCTTGGACCGAGCGTTGACGCTGTTGAATTCGATCGCGAAGGACGCGCGCACGCTCGACGACCTCGCCGACGAGATCGGCGTGCACAAGTCGACGGTGCTGCGCCTGCTGCGCACCCTCGAACAGCACCACTTCGTCCGCCGCGAGGGCACGCGGTACTACCGCCTCGGCAGCGCCATGTTCGACCTCGCCAACCAGGCGCTCGACTCGATCGACGTCCGCCGCAGCGCCCAGCCCGCGCTGGCCGCGCTCAACGCCCGCACCGGGCACACCGTGCACCTGGCCAGCTACGACGACGGCGAAGTCGTCTACATCGACAAGTACGAAGGCCGGCACTCGGTGCGGATGTACTCGCGCGTCGGCAAGCGCGCGCCGCTGCACTGCACGGCCGTCGGCAAGGTACTGGTCGCGGCGATGCCGGCGGCGCGCCGCGAGGAGATCGCGCACTCGATCGAGTACCCGGTGCTGACGCCGAACACGATCACCACGCCCGAGGCCTACCTCGCCGAGCTGGAGCGCGTGGGCCGGCTCGGGTACGCCGTCGACAACGCCGAGCACGAGGACTTCATCCACTGCATCGCGGCGCCGGTCCGCGGGGCGGACGGTGAAGTCCTGGCCGCCGCGTCGATGTCGGTGCCGAAGGTGCTGCTCGACTACGAAGGCCTGCTGGCGCTGGTCCCGGACCTGCGCGCCGCGACCACGGAAGCTTCCGTCCACAGCGGATGGACGGAGAACGGAAAGGGGCACTGA
- a CDS encoding sugar kinase, whose product MTSGPEVLCVGETMALFVPAEPGPPDEVKHWLRTIGGAESNVACHLPALGVPSGWVSAVGDDPFGRAMLREIAAAGVDVSACSVDPVRPTGLYIKESGAGGSPVRYYRAGSAASGMGPSVLDRLDLDGVRVLHLSGITPALSESCLALVRALLELPRGDRLISFDVNLRPALWAGRDPRLLAELAGQADIVLTGDDEAQHVWGTGDPAELRALLPGVRTLVVKHGERGATLVEGEPLFAPALRVDVVEPVGAGDAFAAGFLAATLRGAEPLARLRQGHLQAAATLLTHDDVGVPLPRTVVDSLLRADPDEWRSARLTGEGVVRT is encoded by the coding sequence GAACCCGGCCCGCCGGACGAGGTGAAGCACTGGCTGCGCACCATCGGCGGTGCCGAGTCGAACGTGGCCTGCCACCTGCCGGCCCTCGGCGTGCCGAGCGGCTGGGTGAGCGCGGTCGGCGACGACCCGTTCGGGCGCGCGATGCTCCGGGAGATCGCCGCCGCGGGTGTCGACGTCAGCGCGTGCTCCGTCGACCCGGTGCGCCCGACCGGGCTCTACATCAAGGAAAGCGGCGCCGGCGGCAGCCCGGTGCGCTACTACCGGGCCGGCTCGGCGGCGTCCGGGATGGGCCCCTCGGTGCTGGATCGGCTCGATCTCGACGGCGTCCGCGTGCTGCACCTGTCCGGCATCACGCCCGCGCTGTCCGAGAGCTGCCTCGCCCTGGTGCGCGCCCTGCTGGAGCTGCCCCGCGGCGACCGGCTGATCTCGTTCGACGTCAACCTGCGCCCCGCGCTGTGGGCGGGCCGCGACCCGCGGCTGCTCGCGGAGCTGGCCGGGCAGGCCGACATCGTCCTGACCGGCGACGACGAGGCCCAGCACGTCTGGGGCACAGGCGACCCGGCCGAGCTGCGGGCGCTGCTGCCGGGCGTGCGCACCCTCGTCGTCAAGCACGGCGAACGCGGCGCGACACTGGTCGAAGGGGAACCGCTGTTCGCGCCGGCGCTGCGGGTCGACGTCGTCGAGCCGGTCGGCGCCGGGGACGCGTTCGCCGCGGGTTTCCTGGCGGCGACGCTGCGGGGCGCCGAACCCCTGGCGCGGCTGCGGCAGGGCCACCTGCAGGCCGCGGCGACCCTGCTCACCCACGACGACGTCGGGGTGCCCCTGCCGCGCACGGTCGTGGATAGCCTGCTGCGGGCGGATCCGGACGAGTGGCGTTCGGCCCGGCTGACCGGAGAGGGCGTGGTGCGCACGTGA